Proteins from one bacterium genomic window:
- a CDS encoding polysaccharide biosynthesis protein codes for YGATKLVSDKLFVAANNIKGEHSIRFSVVRYGNVMGSRGSVIPFFMKHREEGFLPITHREMTRFNISLDEGAELVLFAMQHQLGGEIFIPKIPSYRILDVAEAIAPHCELRDVGIRPGEKLHEEMITETDSLDTIDLGEYYAILPSISYNYTRDDYLNHHPAAKPVPEGFFYNSGTNTEWDTVEGLREKIKTFVDSDFKAE; via the coding sequence TGTATGGGGCCACCAAGCTGGTTTCTGATAAGTTATTTGTGGCAGCCAATAATATTAAAGGAGAGCATTCCATTCGATTCAGTGTGGTTCGCTACGGTAATGTGATGGGCTCTCGCGGTTCCGTCATTCCTTTCTTTATGAAACATCGCGAAGAGGGTTTCCTTCCAATCACGCATCGAGAAATGACCCGCTTCAATATCTCATTGGATGAGGGGGCCGAATTGGTTCTTTTTGCGATGCAGCATCAGTTGGGGGGCGAGATTTTTATTCCTAAAATTCCATCGTATCGGATTTTGGATGTGGCGGAAGCGATTGCCCCACATTGTGAATTGCGCGATGTCGGGATTCGTCCCGGAGAAAAATTGCACGAAGAGATGATCACGGAAACCGATTCGCTAGATACGATTGATCTTGGAGAGTACTACGCTATTTTACCGTCGATTTCTTATAATTATACTCGGGATGATTATTTAAATCATCATCCTGCCGCGAAACCAGTGCCCGAAGGCTTCTTCTATAATTCTGGAACGAATACCGAATGGGATACCGTGGAAGGTTTGCGCGAAAAAATAAAAACCTTCGTCGATTCTGACTTTAAAGCGGAGTAG